Within the Solenopsis invicta isolate M01_SB chromosome 11, UNIL_Sinv_3.0, whole genome shotgun sequence genome, the region GACTTTGGTAGTAAATCAAATTGATCGTAAGTTTAGTAGCAATATAATGTTAAGTGCGTCAAACTGCAATTAATGCTATATATcgtttaaattgatttattattggtattattttatatagataaaacacatattatttgtaattattatatttttaaaatgattatagttttctatatttaaaaaataaaaaataaaattattattcttgaagaatataatttttaatataatatttgctattattaaattaatatttaatacagatttaaCTTCAACAAGTGAAAAACACAATACTATTTCTTCTTAAAgagataacttttaatataatagttggtattataaaactaatatttaattagctCGCATGTTAATCAGTTTCGTTATAATCTACTAGTTCATTTTTAGTTAATATCATGTCGATCGTAAGTCTGAAATTTCGTAAGTTGAAGTGGTCGTAAGTAGAGGGATACTGGATTAATTAAGGGAGCTTTTTGTCTCGATGGAATCGGTTATGGATATAGCTTacgttttttttgttatgttttaTATCTACAGAAGTTTAtgttctcaaaaatttttgcctTTGCATGTCCCTCGATAGCGTTTTTGGATCATTATTGCCGCGTGATAGTGCCGATGCGATTAGCTGAAGCTAAAAGTGGACGTTACGTTGGCAATTAAGATTATGCCACTCTTCTTGTTATCATCTATTGAGAGGATGCATTCACTTACTTGTCTCTCCCACTCATTCGTTATTTCTCAGCCGCGTCGACAATTACGCATTTATCTTCTGAAAAGTCGTTCGTTCTCAACATTGTTATATGTTCATTTATATGTAGCACTATTTGCCGCGCAACCGTAATTGATTTACGCGCACGGtgatatatacataatatatatacatatatctacgttctcaaacatttttttttaatttttgaagtttatttatttttaagctaTGGATGCtatacataaataaagaaaaattaaaggtCGTTGAGCACGGATGTTtctttatcacaaattttatccTTTCACGTTATTTCTATCGATCGAAACATATGTATTCGTAAAACctatattgtaacaatttttttaatcactcATTGTTAACTACGGTAGCTCACATTGGCTTTGAtattttatcttgatttatCTCAAAGAACCTTGCtttatttgttgttaatttttaaatctgtatacttgtagatattttatattatatctagattttttacataaaaagtataaagagAATCGTATGAAAATGTGCCCAATGTTTgtcgttatctatataaaaatgtagataatcatttagataacaaaatagttttgtctttatctagattattataatgagtattatcttcattttaaataagagtttctttaaaattatttgagataatataaacaataataagaatACAAGTATTGTCCTTAGTTTTATTCGTCAAGTTATAACTAAtaggagaattttttaaaatggttaTAACAGAGTTGCGTTTACTATTAGCACTGAAAATCTATAACCAATCTATAAACCatgcaataaatttgaaaacttgcAAGGAATTTTCTCAGTCATTATATATTGTGACTCACactatttcttctattttttaactttaatttttaaacttaatttttatgtattgatttcaaaaagtaatattttttatcaaattgaattatttgaagaactttggtttttaagaaacaaagatttagaaataaaaagaatattgtttCCATATCTTAAAGTATTTTGCTCAATAGcgatattatctaaaaaatgtTCTAGATAAaaccatatataattttatcttttatctagataaattaaaacaaaattatttttaacttgtttaagatacatttatcttatctttatttacattatttcaagttatctaattgtaagtgcACTGAATGTGCGTAGAATGCGAATTGATGCATCCTATAGACATGTCGTGAATAATGCTTGATGCTTTTATCATGCTTTAGCACATTCAtcgttttattatcttttttcgttaaaaagacgAACATCGATATGTTTATTCATGCTGCCCCATTAAGAATCGCGATGTATTTACATCGATTAGATGTAGATATAGTACACGCGTATCGTCTAAAAATGTGTGGACGTATGATATCATCAGTGACGTCATCTTTGGTACCGCGCTCAAAACGCAACGCTTCAGTCAGACGCTGACGGCCGATGTGCAACAACGTGTTTTCTTCAGGTTAGTGCAAATCTTGCGCACGGCGTGCGCGATTTCTTATGTCATTAACTCGATTAAGCACGCAATCTGGTTAATTATTCATTCGGTTGCACGTCGATTACACTTTTCCATTTAATCGCACGTCatgtaattatcaatttaatcgTAGCGaatggaataatttttaattgagaattttatatgttataaaaaataaacgcgCGATATTTGATGCTTACAAAATGATtcgataataattacaatttaaaatacgtGCAAATATATTGTAACGTTAACATCGCAATAAcattttcttatatcattgagGAAGTATAATAggcaatttttattcttattcacTAAAGtcaattttgtaacttttgattgtaaaatatgaaaaatttgtatatactttgtattactagtatttttgttaatattataattaatgcgaTATAGATTGCTGtgaattatctattttatataatttatttttctattttgtaaagTTGATATAAAAGGTTAATTAACGacttaatttaaactttattaggtgaaataaattgagtaatttggaaaacaaattgataatttggaaaatatgaGTGAAGAATCATTACTatgatgaaataaaatcaatagCGATATTTCATGGAGGAAACATTAAGCGAAGCTTTATCATGGATATATCCAGGATATGTCCTAATCGAAAGctctgataaatttttaacttacgtCTTACGTGTGTGTTttggatatttaaaaataactcatgACTACCGCGAGCGGACATTTGTTCGTTCGTAGCGCGGACGCGCTTCTCAATTTCCGTCGTGCTAAATTTTCGCTTCACTGACCCTAATATTTTTCAGTACCGCACGGTAAACCGTGGTCTGTTTTGTTCTCagtataaaattcatttttttttgtacgtgtgTCTTTCGAAGTTATTTCGAAACTTTACTACTTTAGTACTTTACGCGTAGTTTTTGTAAAAGGTGTACGGAAAGATATGTTTCTCTGATTACTTATGCAAACCAATAAATCAATTTGTCTAATCAGCGATTCTTTCTACTGaagatttatatacaattttgccATTTTAATTACGATTCATTTAAGGAAGATAAAtcgtcattattattttttaatcaaattgtaatttatatattttatgcttatatatattttacgaaatttttatgaaatttattcacAAATGCTTGATAAATTAATGCAGTTAATAGaaacaagatttaaaatatttgatttgatataatttttactataatataaagagaaaattgCTTTGCGATTTCAATGATACATCAATTGCTTTGATAcaatatcgataaaaaatttgttacaataaaaggaaaattgtaatcttaaggtcatattaaaaattcaatttggtTGTCATTTGAGTGAAGATAAACTTGATATTATTATAGCGATCATcatataaagtttaataaaaaagctAGCACTTGGAGCTAAAATACATTCCATGTTATTGTACTCATGGCTTCTCTTCAATGAGAGAAAGTAAATTCGAAGGTCTCCACGCACTATCGATCGGTAAGCTTAAAGGGTGTGTCAGGATGTTTTTGACCATCATAGGATGCTCcgaaatatttttgtgtctATGTCGATCAATTGAAGTGATTAAATGTCAAATCGattcgtttttaaaaaatgacttaacttttacttactttttacgaatcaaattttataattaatcttacATTGTGTTATTTAAGATTGAATAAgttaacattaattttgaactaaagtaaatttaacgatttgtaaaattaatttaattatgttaaaagttgcttgaacaaaatattaactcagttaaaagttgcgttaagattaaattaagtaaaattaaaagttaacttagaaaagcattatttatattaaattgtactttttaatttttaaaaatttgttgatattaaataacaattgcaACATAAATCATGAAATATATACAGTGACGCAATTAATTGTTCAGATGCAagatatgatttattttaagcTATAAAATCATCgactatttataatatttctaaagaaaACATGGTTAGAAGTGACAACTCTTGTCAATGAtgcattttcattaaaagtttACTTTTGATTTGTAGCGCAAGATAAACTTTCAATATTTCGTATGTCCGACAATTAGTTTTGTAACTGcatataagattattttgtttatttaatattattccgtCACAATTTTATCGCCTTTTCTTGAGTAAAAACAGATGAAGCAGAACCAGagttttgttgcaattttatttaaatatatttttcaattttttgttaataacagaccaacttaatttttttcaataagtaatatttgaatCTAAACcgtttttgtatatgtataatacaattaaagacgAGATAGGCCTATATACGGTAGTAGAATCTTGGCGCTAAAATAATAAGAGGAGGGGCTAAGAATTCTAAAAGATGTTATATTAGCatcagtaatataaaattgacttgtcaatttaattctgtaatattatttaatctgaTTCAATCTAACagctgtgtttgaaaccgaaagtaatGGCTTACAGTTTGAAAGAAtcagaaattatttatgtaaaatcataaagaatattattttagcgGCAAGATTCTGGAAATGTGTATCACTAACAGAGTGAGTTTTCATTTCCGGtcgagttttttttataaaattataacattaggTGAATTTAAgcacacaaaataattttccaatatcCTGTGTCCAGACAATTAGTTTCGTgactgtatatataaatgtaatattttttatttttatactaaatttatatgaaataacaaagaattattgtttctttttatataggaatgttttctttcttttcttttacataagtacatttcaacttgggaaaaaattaataaattataatttatgtgtttggaaaataattagttaaagttaaatattaactcgtttaaaattaactaagttaagttaaaagttatttaacttttaattttctaaactcAACCTTGATATTATTAAAgcactatatatatgtatataaaatttttaaaaatagatatataggTAAGTGTTGAATTTTGGGAGGAAATGAAATAAAGGTACTTTTGTTTTCATGGAGAAACAGTGAGGATTCTCGCACGATGTAGGTCACGTCTCGAAATCTTGACCCTGTCCTACTTGACGTACATAAACGTTGCCGCTTACGTATATTGAATGGAATCTTTATAAATAACGATAAGCAACGGTGAACAATCATCTTTTGATTTCAGACCTATCATTAGAACGAGACGACGATGTCCCACTCAGTGACGATTAGAACGCAAACAGTAACGAGCAGCTCGTCGACGATTGTTATTAACACTGGTTACTTAAAAACTTGGAGCGGTATTTTAAAATTGCTGCAAGTGGTATGTTGCCTCATTATTactgcatttatttatttatttacgcagatattttttaattaattattgataataacgataacttttcaataaaaatataacaacaatTTTAAGTATAAACAATTCTTTATTGTACATCTTTTATCGTtcttaattatgaaataatgttttattgtacacttttattgtttttaattataaaagttatttgattaaaagaatTCACTATTAATTTGCAGCATAATTTACGGAAGTATAATTTACTGAAAATTCTTACAATCTTAAGCTAGTATTTGTGTTATCAGCAATATTTCCGCTTTCCGTACAATCGGATATACGGTTTGTTACGATAATAATATCCGGAACAGATATTTTTAGCTAGTAACAGTACTggtaacatttatgttatatttcGACAACTTGTTAATGtttatgtaagaaaattatatttctctaattcaaaatatttttatgtttttacagGCCCTGGGCATAGTTTGCGTAGGAATCGTTGGTCACGAATTTATTAACGTTTATCGAACTACCGCAGAGCTATTCTTCCTTCTCATAACGACTACTTTTATGATTAGTACTTTCATCCTTCTTCTCAGTTGTCTGACGTCTTTTTCTACTGCATCTATTCTATCTAAAACTATCCATGTaagtacagaaataaaaatttcaattatatatttatatgacttaattaaattatacatgcaattaattattaaatataatttaatctattatattttatctgtaCATTTTATTGTATCTATTAGATATCTGTACGTTATAAgacggaaaaattatttttaaataaaacttaaaacttgcctaaataatattaaaaatgtgggAAATAAGAAAAGATGATTTATTAAggttatattaattgatataatttttaaattttcaggaaCTCATTTATCATTCCATTGCATTTGGATTGTTACTTGCCGCCTCGTTGACGCTCATGGTGCACATCAATAACTATAGGAGATATAACTATGAGCTGTTATTAGGCGCTTCCgtaagtataataatacattaatgaaaataaaattataatgtacaatgaataaataatatttgatttgttATATTATGTTACAAGATGccataaatttaatacataacattttatctaaagaattttatttagataattttcagtaattttCAGTAAATTCTTTAGCATGAATGTTGGAATTTTAAAAGcgacattttaaatacataccgtaattaaatttatgtatttcaaattatatctgattttattatataaaaataatgttttaatatttttatttagatttgcGGTCTGGTGAACGCGGGTTTGTATCTCTTCAGCACAATCATTGCCCTTCGTACTTATAGAGGGATCTAAGCGCTCAAGTTATGCGATTTTTACTAACAAAAACAGATTCTTCATGTATGAATCGCGGCAAAACGTTTTACAAGAAAAGCCTGTTttaggaattttatttaattaaattaatacaagttCTACAACGAATTTTGACTGCCAGACAATATTCAATACTTGGCGAGTATTGAAAAAATAcagaagaatatttttatatttcatattttatgaaattgttgtatcatactttttacttttatatactgATGATTGGTTTTCAGAAATTGCGAGGTTGTAATACTCACTAAATGTTATTCGTGTTATCTAAACGTAATTTAAGCTTAGAAAATCATACTTttgataataacataaaaattaaagtaaaaaccATACGATCTTCACATTACTTCATATCTTATCTCAACTTTATGTTGGGTATATTTTGTGTCAATAATGCGTATCAAAAATGCgctatttacatttattttgtgaGCTCGCTATGATTGTGTGATGTTAATCAATATTCTTTCAGAACCTTTACTTAATGtaaacgtatttattttatatgcgtatgtaatatttatatttctcgaATAATAAATAACCGAAAAAGAATGTCGTATAATTCTATTtctataatcaaaattttcaaagagAATCGATTCCTTGTGTGGTTAACTTGGGTTGCTTGATTTGATCAgtagataataaattatttctttaaaaccttCTTATATAAACGatttataattcaaaacaattcacgttaaaatatttctatttctttgttCCTTGATAcatttttgatacatttttgaCCTTAATCATAACGGAATCAGCCTCTTTGATTTTAAAAAGATGTTTGACCGTCGCTCGTTATTTGTTGCAAAGTTATTATCTTAAAAAGTTGAATACATGCATAGTTTTGTGGAGTTGCAACAAATATTCGGTTAGTTGTACCAGAGTTGCCATTGAAGACCCTTTTTACAGCACACCACAAGCAGAAAGAGCAGCATCCATTGGCATCCGTTCTCCAATTTCGGCCTGCGTCGAGGCAGCGATGAGTTGGGGAGTCTGTGGAAAGttgtctttttttctctttttaaactGTCTTCTTCTCTCGTTTGCTAGCTCATCGTCTTTTTCGAACTGTTTTATtaagatttcaaaattatttataaattttataaagaatttttattctacGTTATGTCATTTGTAAGAGCacggttttttataatattttttcccaAAAGCCTTTCACTATTTTATTTGGATGCAAATAAGATGacgtagaaataaaaatctttatagaATTCAcgaattcaattaaataattagggaatttaaaaaaaaattttgaatcgaTATTATTTGTAAGCATTAAAATATACGAATTAGAGCAATAAGTTAGAGCaataatgataacaaaataacattttgttctaatatgtatagtatatacatgtatatactataatatgtgtacatatgtattaaaaatatatattagaaatattgctacaccaaaatatattaataaaattaaattattaaattacgtaaagtattataatatattattttttgtgtagTTATCATATGATCATATCAGAccacacttttaaaataaaataatttaatcaacttTTGCTCTGCTTTTAACAGTTCAGTTTACAGGACggctatttttatttactaattttggGAGTTTATGCGCGTGTAATTCTGTTTTGGCCATCTGCTACCATAGAAATCAGGTTCACATGTCGCGCGCGTGTTTGTCCACACGCTTGTACTTATCGCAAGTGCGCGGTACCGCGGGCCGTCGCCCTCGCGCTTCTCGGGTTGCCGTTCGTCTGGCGCCTCGCATGTTGGCGTGCTGCCATTCGGCAGGCGCGATGGTGTCTGACGGGCTGCTATTCGGTAGGTGCCCAGCATATGGCGTATATGAGACGtcacaaagttatttaaagaaaataaaatggtattaaactacttccttttcttttctataacacaacaaataaatataattgtaataaataaaaaatattgacgtACGCTTTTAtcagctttaatttttttcaattcttcttTTAAAGACTCGTACATTTGTTCCATCTTGTTTgctttagtttttatttttaataactgagAATGAAGTTTTTGCATCTTTGTCTGAtacttatcattattatttattacatcttAATGCAACTAAgcctgcaaataaaaaaatattttaaaaacatgtattaATAACACTagataataagtaaaatttttatttagaaatataacaaACCATAGTTTCTATATCTTTCTGATGTTgcgtttctattttattttgatttttacgtaatttctctattttattgctaatacacacacacacacacactgataATTGTTACTGACAACTTTGATATCATGCTTCGTAATAGCGATAAATTACGGAATTAAGCCGTCAATATGGCACATAATTTCttgattgattttaattttaaatatcaatattaccATGCAAAGATGATGGTGGTACCGTGTTACTttatgcacagaaaaaaattatcaagttatattcttatatataaaaagagttTAAACAGTACAAAATCTTCTCAaaggaatttgataattttacacaaacataatttgtttccatgaagaaatttatttcttacataaaatttaattatgtttgtttaagactattaaattcttttaaaattttttatttttgcttatacatgagaatatgattgttgacttgataataatttttttttctgtgtggaACGATTTGAGATGATGCGGATTTACATCAATTAGTTACTAACTacgcatattatattatagaaaaaactttaatagAAAAACGAATCGCGATAAAAAcaactttgaaattaaaataaatgctgTTCCTACTTAATATACATCTATAAACGTTAGAAATGTAGTAAAATCATTAGTGGGAGTTGCAACAGTGAGCATACCAGTGCTTTCTGCGAAGATATAAAAGATCTCAATCATTCTATGAATTATCTGTCGTGTTCGGTGTCTCCTGTATATCGATCTAAACATGTTTTCAATCTTGTACGATTTGTGGTTAACAATGAGAAATATTATAGGTAAAGATTGCTCTGTTCACACGTACGAATATGTCTCTAATAGAAGTACATAGCACTAtcttaacaataatattacaatatttaaaattaattagtttgtAGAAATGCATGTTTAGGTTTTCTCATTTACAGAGATGCATttgatgttttaaataatttgcatattgaaggaaaagtgtattttattaatactttaatgtcttttatattattttcagttcAATACATTGAATTTGATTTTACAATGTGGTTGACATGGCTCTTAATTCCACTCCTTATAACATTTTTACTCCCGTTACTATTTTTACTGTACATGTATTCAATGAGCTTGGTGGTATACATCTACAAATGGCACAGGTTTGAAAAGAATAGTATTTTATCAGTTATAAATATACGTACATATTGACTGCAATACAGTTTATTAACATTGACTGATTATAAAGATCTTATTTGTATCAAGCTATAAAGATCatttatagaagaatatttatatcaagcttattacaacaaaataattcaCTTTTAGAAGCAATAAGTACAAATTATTATCagtattaaaacatttcttaaacCTTAAGGTACTacgtaaaataatgtttttgaagTCCTGGTCTCTCAATTCGAACCATTTATTCATCTATTTAAAATGGttccaataaattattaaaaattcatggtATACCTTcaagtttcaaaaataaatatatgtattttattaaaaaaaaataaataaataaaatttagtataaaatttaattactttttaaatttctaaacttCCATAAATAGAAACAATTTGAATTAGtcaaatatgaaacaacttatTTAAAGGTGCCTTAAAGCGtaatctattaaatatttcgCTTTGACCAAATTGTTTGTGTTTAAAACCATTctttagtttatatatatacaaacatataaaagaaatttttttcagaattataTTGAGAAATAATGTCCATGATACTCTATTGGAAAATGCAGCATGTCGTATTGTTGCAATGCTGTATGATGTACATGGTTGGATTTGGCATGGTAGgcacaaattttataataatttataagaatcaTTTACGacaagtatatttaaataaagttatataaatattttttaagtgagATTTGTTTATCAAAACAGTATAAATAACatgtataattctttaataGGATACGAAATTGTGGGCTTAGAGAATATTCCAGAAGACAAACcagtaatatttgtatattatcaTGGAACTCTCCCAGttgatcaatattattttgcatccaaaatgtttctaaataatTCAAAACTAATCCGTATGATAGCAGATCGGTTCGTCTTCAAGATTCCTGGTTTTTCCATTATAGTGaaagatacattaaaaatgatacCCGGGACAGTTCAATCGTGTTCTGCACTTTTAAAACAGGGAAATATGATTGCTATTAGTCCGGGTGGCGTGTATGAAGCTCAGTTTGGGGATTCCAATTACGAACTTTTGTGGCAGAAAAGAAT harbors:
- the LOC105196963 gene encoding uncharacterized protein LOC105196963, which encodes MSHSVTIRTQTVTSSSSTIVINTGYLKTWSGILKLLQVALGIVCVGIVGHEFINVYRTTAELFFLLITTTFMISTFILLLSCLTSFSTASILSKTIHELIYHSIAFGLLLAASLTLMVHINNYRRYNYELLLGASICGLVNAGLYLFSTIIALRTYRGI
- the LOC105204353 gene encoding transmembrane protein 68, with translation MFSILYDLWLTMRNIIVQYIEFDFTMWLTWLLIPLLITFLLPLLFLLYMYSMSLVVYIYKWHRIILRNNVHDTLLENAACRIVAMLYDVHGWIWHGYEIVGLENIPEDKPVIFVYYHGTLPVDQYYFASKMFLNNSKLIRMIADRFVFKIPGFSIIVKDTLKMIPGTVQSCSALLKQGNMIAISPGGVYEAQFGDSNYELLWQKRMGFAKVALDAKVSIVPFFTRNIRESYRTLSWGRKILLKIYAKTKLPIVPIYGGFPVKLVTYVGKPIPYDENLTPEELQIKVIDSIRDLIRKHQKVPGSITRALMERIRNAEKCKD